The following are encoded together in the Tetrapisispora phaffii CBS 4417 chromosome 5, complete genome genome:
- the ILM1 gene encoding Ilm1p (similar to Saccharomyces cerevisiae ILM1 (YJR118C); ancestral locus Anc_7.504) has product MALLSSTNVLYLRIAFLSTISFFCFKNVTSILENSYFLVLTQAMNLPALNLAPKSAQLGVVGLLFALLAIDDLIPLLERNTKHFSSIVPFRLMIFFIVTASSYLAETNYYVHNNAVFIYSFIEVWLNFLIFSAIREERNDEYSRTHQFMDDEIVNDDDEENEGDSQSEAYDNLTSAQEIALEAMEVEQD; this is encoded by the coding sequence ATGGCTCTACTGTCCTCAACAAACGTTCTATATTTAAGAATAGCATTTTTATCCACTATCtcatttttttgttttaaaaatgtcaCCAGTATATTAGAGAACAGTTACTTTCTAGTTTTAACTCAAGCTATGAATCTACCAGCTTTGAATTTAGCACCAAAGAGTGCTCAACTTGGTGTTGTTGGTTTGTTATTTGCTTTGTTGGCCATCGATGATTTGATTCCATTGCTGGAAAGAAATACTAAGCATTTTAGTTCAATAGTACCATTTAGattgatgattttttttatcgTTACTGCATCTTCCTATTTGGCCGAGACAAACTATTATGTTCACAACAATGCTGtctttatttattcattcATAGAAGTGTGGTTAAACTTTCTAATATTTAGTGCAATTAGGGAAGAAAGAAATGATGAATATTCTAGAACCCATCAATTCATGGATGACGAAATTGTGAATGATGACGATGAGGAGAATGAAGGTGATTCACAATCAGAAGCATATGATAATCTAACGTCTGCTCAGGAAATAGCATTAGAAGCCATGGAAGTAGAGCAAGATTGA